tCACCCTAAAAATTAtttaaacaaccataaacaacatcaaaacacacaaaatttcaaacctatttaacgactttattaccctttttctcctacaatatcaaccaaaatcatcaaaataacaaagaaacttacccgtgcttggattccggttagatttggtgtcaaatgacggtggtatggtggctgattacaGTCTGTTGTCACCGagtgatgttgttcgttggcagggcagggacgcaagagagagagagagagagagagagagagagagagagagagagagagagagagggagaaaatttctaaaggttttgaaatttaattattttattatagcttgaaatattgttgggtttggctaatgggctaagacttagtaggCTAGATAGTTagaattataagtgggtaaaaGTGTgcgtatttgggtttagttagttaggtattaaaagttatttaatttaggtagtatttttcttaaataagagtttactaaagaaataaaacataaattgataacactttttacctaaggggtgcgaacgaaaaatttcaagggtgcggtcgaaaaatttcaaagggtgcggacgaaaaattccaaggggtgcgaacgggattttcgacggaacttagcactaattttttttccccgagggtgcgcccgcccaccttagGCTGGGCTTGGGTCCACCCTTGATCGTTACATAACATAACGAGTCGCTTCTCCATCCATAGCATCCCCTCATGATGGATTTCCTAAAAAAACACTGTTTGATTGTGTTAAATGATTCACCCACTCTGACATGGAGGTTTTGTATTTCGTATGACTTGGATATTTTTCTAAATAACATAAACTCGTTTTCAGATTAAAGTATTTTGTTGGTATACGAAATCATTAATCGGATAACACATAAAGAGACAGAGTAAAGAGCCCTTTCATAACAATTGAGTTAAATTATCATAACAATTGGGTTGAAACGCCACAACCTTTGGGTATAACCGCTGCAATTAGGGTGTAACCGCCGTAGTTACATAATTAGTACCACTATCGGTGCTAACAAAATCCAAAGTTGCTACCGTAGTTCAATGTTGCTACCCAAGTACAAGGTGCTACCATAATCCAAAGTTGCTACTTAGGCACAACTCGTCCCCAGCCAGGGGTGTTGCCCTTTGGATCCCATCAATGGTAAGACCCGACCCCTTTCTAGGGCACTACACATGGCCCTTCTAAGGATGCAGTGCCCCTTTGGAACCTCTCATGATCTAGGGATTCCCCCTCTAAAGGTTgttagtgcagtttttgtgtccgatgctgtTCGAATAGTTTAGTTTGTATTTTATGCtgattatgtaatagttagtgaaacggtcaaacaaatgtgtattgacccgctcgtttgaagtggtcaaacgagagggttatggGTTTGACCGTGTGTGTGCAAGTGAAGTGGGTGTGACTATAAATACCACCCCTTGTCTTTCATTACTGGAGAGAGTTAGAGAGTGTAGGTGAGCTCATTTGAGAGTTCACAGTGAGTTCTATTGtgtgggggagagatcaccacttggtctctccccggatgtatactcctttggtattagttcggttagcttgtaatcgggccgatttgtaatgttttactaccgatTAATACAAAGAAGTTTTGTTTATtcatctctaatctctcccgtcttgaactaatatcacactaatcacggtttcggtcccgaaacactgtcctacaagtggtaacagAGCATTGGCTCTCTTCCTTGTTAAAAACCAAGCAAAATCTTGTGTTTGAACAAGTTGTGAAGTTGTTGGAAAGTTTGTgtttgagtttgaaaacaaaaGTTCAAAGTTCTTCCTGTAAAAGTTTTTTGAAGTGGGTAAAAACTTGTTGTTTGaagaaaatttttataaaaacctTGTTAAAACTTATGGAGACATGATAGAACTTGGTTTTTCTTAaaaatttctttcaaaatttGTGTTCGGAAATTATTCCGGTGAACGGTTGATCGGAAAACTCATAAAGTTCTTTGGTGTTCGTGTGGTTATTCATATTTTCTGGGTTTTAAAGTTGTAAGTTGTCTTCTTTAAATTGTTAAatcttgtttctttttttttttaaatttggtaaGAAAAGAAAAGATTGTCTGAAAAGGAAGATTTTAAACTGTTTGTTTTTAACTAACTTGGGATATCCATCGACCAACTTTTGTAAATTCGGAAAAGGCAAATTACTTAAAACAGGAGAATCTTACCTACCCTGTGTTCACCAAGAGTTTACTGGTCAACGAAAGATCCAAGTATTCATGGCCATAACTCAAGTTAGTGGACTTTTATGAAAACAAGAAACTTATTTTTATTGGGCCATACTCACTGTTCATTGAAACAACTCTTGTGGCCCACAGTCTTCGTAGACTTCCAATGTTGGTTGGGCTTTAAATTAATTTTCATTCAAATTAAATCAAAAATCTTAGTCTTCGTGGCTATTTAAAAAAAAGGCTAGAAAGGGATTAAATCATACATTAAAATTGTTGTTAATTTGTTCACGTGCCGTCCACAAGAATACATTCACAAGATTGTTATTTATAAAACTTCATAATGAATTCAAATCCTTGGAGTTGGAGTGAAAACCCGAGTACACCACAAGATCCTTCACAATGGGTGAAAGGATTGATCCCGAAAAAGGAAATTACCGAACATCAATGGGCATGTGTCGCGAATCAAAACAGTAGCATTCAAAATCTTCTCTTAAGCGAGAGTGAAAAGGGAAGCAGCAATCGTCCACCAAAATTGAATCACATGAACGATTATCTATCATGGAAAAGTCGTTTTCATACGTATGTTTTAGGATAAAACACCGAATTGTGGACATGCTTTATCACACCGTACAATGAAGCTCTCGAAGAAGCAGGTTCCAATGCACAAGCTTTGGTGAGATTGAGCGAAAATGGTAAAAAGGCTTACGATCTCGAGAAGAAAGCATTTGCTATCCTTACGCAAGCACTTCATAAGGATATCTATCATCAATTTGCATATTGTACAAGTACAAAGAACTTGTGGGACTTCTTGGAAGCGAGAGGAGAAGGAAATGCTGCAACGAGAAAGATTcatcatgatttgttgaagaaggAGTTTGAAGCATTTCGGTTCATGGAAAATGAAACACTCTACGAGATGGCTACTCGGTATTATCACTTGATTAGTGAGATGCACTCATACAAGGTTCAGGCTACACAACAAGAAATGGTTATGCGTTTTGCTGAGGCTTTGCCACCTAAGTGGAGTCAGTTCATCGACTTATTGAAACATACTGGTGCTTTGGATACGGTTAGCATTTATGAATTCGTCTAAAAGCTCGAGAACAAGGAAGAAGAAGAAATTCGAAAGGCTAAACGACTTCCAGTTCCACAAAATCCAGAGATATACTATGGAGGTATTAATATGGGGGTTAGTACCAGTCAAcaacaaccgaagcttcaaaccgCATTTGTATCAAATACAAATCCTTATGGTCTACAACTACCTTGTCAACCATCTCCTCAACAACAACCCTCTTCATTCACACAATCTACCCTACATCTACCCCACAACTACCCTGAAATATATATACAAgtgaactttaaactgtgaaTCTGTTCTTGTATTTTTGTGTGTTCTTTGCTTGGTTGCATACCCACTTGGATTCTGCACTTGTGGGTGTGTTTCGATAACAAGGAAGTAGGAAAACTTGATCCTCCGAGTGGACctataattggtatcagagccttggtacccgatttagtaaatctaaccgtttactaagtcacatgtgctctagatctgtgatttttgtggtttttgttcaagatgtaaaaatggggAAACATGAAGAAAACTCAGATTTGGACCGTTTATACGGATCTAAGCTGAAACGGAACACACAAAaggttgggttttatgttttacaCATAAataatcaagttttcatcatcaaatatcactTTTGAAGTGATTTTCGTAAAGATCTGCAAGTGAACAGTGCTGTGTTCTTGAGATGAGTATGGCGGCTGCTTTAAGAAACTAGGGCTTCTTCTGCTTATGACGAAAAACCTGCTATGTATGTTGTTGTCGAATAACCTCTTGATGAAAGACATTTTTCGTCAAGATGTGATAGTGACGAAAAACCTACTGTTTTTCGTCATCTATGGTCTTTCGCCAGGAGTCCTTGGTCGGCCATGATCTTTCGTCAGCCACTCTACGTCGAACCTAATATCATTGTTCGGCAGCATGCAGTCTTCGTGATACAACAAAAATTGTTCGTCGGCTGCTGATTACTGTTCATCGAAGAAAAGCAGTGGTTTGCTGTGAATGTGTGTATCGAAGAGAGAGAAAAAAGCTGCTGGAGATGGGTATTCGGTTTATTGTAAGAGAAAGGCAGATGGTTTTAACGGCTGATTGCTGGATTTTGTTTTGGGGgttttgattgtttgatgttTATGTATCACTGGTGCTTGGTATCGAAGAAGGAGAAGAGGTAAGGAAAATGTTTATGTCGGCTGGACTGTTTGTTTGAAGGAAGAAGAAGACAAAGTTGAAGAATGGTGGCTGGATAACATGTTGTCGGCTGAATTGTCTTATTTGACATCAAGGTTTTTCCTTTTATTTGGGCCCACCTATAAGACCCTCCACAAAGATATATCTCCATTAGGCTTGACACAGGACTTGGACCTCACAAAAAAATCTTCTTGGACCATGATCATTCGTGGGTCTCAAATACAAGTCACATTTTTTCATGAAAAATCACTAGTTTATTGGGCTGGTACTTTTCTCTTTGATTGTTTGATGGGTCTGTTTAATTGATCGAAATATCTTGAGCCCAGCTAGAGTTTTTCAAAATAGTGCGTGATTGTTTATCATGAGCCCACAAGATTTATTGGGTCTGCAACTAATGGGAGGGGCCGCACATAACGATGAGATGAGACGTAAAGTCGTGGAGCCGTTTCTTTTCGTGAGTTGTAAAGTGGGGTCGGGTGTTCGTGAAAGATATTTGAGTTAATTGTTAACGTCAAATTAGTACGGGTTCGGGAGCACGCGGGATGATGAGGTATGATGaaaatttgatttttgttaaacgtggggtagtcacggttaccgatgcaaacgTCAAATTTTGGTGACTTGACTACTATGGGCCAAAAACCAAAAACGGTATGTTCACTTCCGCACATCAATGTTTATGATAGTTATCGGTTATTCGTAAATGTTCGAAaacattttgtttattgtcatattctctcatttgaaaacgaacgtatgaacctggaatgtcaacaccggtcctaacgagttcacaatgtctttggagggatacaagtcggatcctacggggttcTAGGCGATtttctttatcaactagaatatgtAAAGAAGAAAGcatttgtttattgtcatattctcgcatttggtaacgatTGAATGAACCTggaatgtcaataccggtcctaacgagttcacaaagtctttggagggatacaagtcagatcctacggggtactaggggacgttcttattcaactagaatatgcaaagaataAAGTCGTTTTCGTGATTTTTCGAAAAACCGAGAATATTCAGTGAAGATTgacgacagttccgctcagtagagggaattggtgaacatttgctgataaattctactcagtggagagaatttgttctgtgaaattgacgacagtttctttgaagtggagggaatctgttaaggtttagagatcttACCAAAGAAATTGGGGGATACaaattttcatatgttgaatttctttggtaaatttctaaacgcaatcacaggtggtagagtttgtgattttctagTGATACTAAaggttctgcgtggaatgttttgcagagacacatatttgaggattttaattaattctccggccagcgtgaagagttttgcacgggaacatacaggtatctaaagtcgacagtAGTTTCAAAGCGCTGTTCACTAAAGACCTGGGGGAATCTTTATGAAAGCTGATAGttcaaggctgaagacctgcaagatttggttttgggtttgatgtttctttgggattttacagggatctgggggtaactcaattcgttgagtttgcaaacgatgtacttggtcaagctgacttcctgagtactaatgctgaagatccgtagtgcattacgtTGTCAACTccacaaaggcgagacaatgagatatggatgtagttcaactaagcgtgctatttggttgagcttgcaagggatacacttggtctagctgactttcctgagtgttgatggcgaagattaaagtgcattacttggtcgattccacaaagacggtaTACAGAAGACAGTTCACTAGAAATCTCtaccaatgtagtatgcttgaatgaAATAAAGTTCTTATGACatatcaagacttgatgcagttctTAAAGattggaacccttatcaaatgccggttggagtattggaagatcagcggaagatcgatCAATtaaggaaattgcacaacacccaacacggatacgcgtactttaagagggaaatattatacaaggagcatcaagatactacttacctggatcatcggtcaagggggaatttatTAATAcaaagaagatgaatacttgactgaagatcgattgcagttgcattttcagcattcgacagcaacgcacaagggggaatttgttggtgcagtttttgtgtcTGATGCTGTTCGAATAGTTTAGTTTGTATTTTATGCTGATTATGTAATAGTTACTGAAACGGTCAAACAAatgtgtattgacccgctcgtttgaagtggtcaaacgagaggatTATGggtttgaccgtgtgtgtgtgCAAGTGAAGTGGGTGTGACTATAAATACCACCCCTTGTCTTTCATTTGCACTGGAGAGAGTTAGAGAGTGTAGGTGAGCTCATTTGAGAGTTCACAGTGAGTTCTATTGtgtgggggagagatcaccacttggtctctctccggatgtatactcctttggtattagttcgatTAGCTTGTAATCGGGCCGATTTGTAATGTTTTGCTACCGATTAATACAAAGAAGTTTTGTTTATccatctctaatctctcccgtcttgaactAATCTTACACTAATCACAGTCCTACAAAGGTTCCTAAGTAGAATGGTACAAGATCTTGCAAGTGGTTACAAGAACTTTTTTGGTTTAGGCAATTTAAATTTTTTAACATGGTTTGTACTTTGTTGTCAAGTTTTGCAAATACATCACTGGTGTTCAGCTAGTTAAACTAGTGGATGTGCATATTGTTTATGTTGAAATGCAAATACATCTCACTttcaaataaatatattataaataaattgttCGGTGAattattagagcattcacatccattctaTCATATTTTCatcctaaattacactaaaaacactatattttctctttctttttcaattaaataatatttttttatacctttatcattacgtTTTCTCTCTTCcactcataaccactttcaaaatatattaaaaaattataggagGTAAACAGTGTCCCCCGAAATATACAGATGACcagtaacattttctcttttctccactcacaaccattttttatactttttatattataaaagcTTCACACACATAATttgatggaatggatgtgaatgctgtTAGCAGTGGCGGAGCCAAAAATTGTTTCTTATGGTGTCTTTTTTATGGACACCCCAGTTTATAGTAACCAGGAGTCGAATTTTTTAGCGGTTCAGATCTAGTCGGATCAAATCATATATTAAAAAGCAAATATCAtagtaaaaatacaaaaaatacaaTGTCACTGAataaaaaacacatataataaaattacaaagtcatttgaaatatataaaaaatgcaTTTAATAATTGTTCTGTACgcattttcatgttttgaaaacGATTCATATGTTTTCAATGGCAACTtgcaaaaaaaaaacatctttttCATTATAACAAATAAGTGCACGCATCATTTAAATGATCATCGAACATCATGTTAGGTTAAACAATTGAAACAAAACCAATTAGACATGTGGCTATAATGCTTACTagattagaaaaaataaaaattaagcaTGGACCTTTAATAATTTAAAGTATACTAATTAAATTCAAGTAAGAGGGCTTaatttttgaaatataaatttgtttattatgtaATTCTTTTAGAAGAATACAAAAGTATGGTGTCATTTATAAAAAGACAATGGTGTCACTTGTAAAAAAACAATGGTGTCGCTCAAATTTTTCCAATTATACGTTGTATTTGCTACACAAAATTCAATGGTGTCGGACGACACCGTTGTTCAAAGTGTGGCTCCGCCACTCGCTGTTAGTACGTATAGTGATGCATCATAATGGAAGTATTATAACGTCATATAGTACGCTGAAAAGTTGGAAAACTTTTCATTTATTTGCCAAAAAAGTTGAGTTGGTACTCTCTATGATCATATACAAGTGCCCGTACGCTATCTCCTATGCATCCGCAATCTCGGGTGCTTAATCTTCGATCATTTCTAGTCTACAAGGATTCATACGGAAAAGAAACAAAACTTATGTAATCAAAAACACTAAGGGAGTTGATGTGTAGTCTCATGGTTCTCCATATTCGATATTTGTAGCTGATCACAACTCTCCTCGTCGGGCATGGAAGACGTGTCCCTCGCCAGTCGAGTTACTCCCACAACTACAACTACCAAAAGACGACGCTGGGCTAGAAATGGGAGTTGCCAAAAACGTTGGGTTCACTTGTCCAGCCATGATTACGAGATACTTCTCTTCGAACACAGGAGTCTCTTTTTGTTTAACGGGTTTGGAGTCTTTGGTTTCATTTCGGTTTCCTGACTCAAGGTCTCCTTCATCGTTTGGGGAGATGTTCCGGTAGGAGCAAGCGAGGATCAAGAGAGCAAAAACAATGAGACCCAAAATGGTAGCAAGGCCCCCAAAGAGGTACGGCACCGGTGAGTGCCACGGTGATCGTGGTGTGGCCACCGGAGACGATGGAGCCATTGAAGAAGTTGCTTGAATAGTCATGATTTGTATATGTTCAGGTGGATTAGAGGTAAAAAAAAAGAGGATGAGTGGATTAGGAACTTGTTCTATCTTTATTTATACACAAAACATGCTGGAACTTTActtcttatttttttattaattggaATAAACGGGTGATCATTTTGTTTCTAGATTTTTTGTATAATATGTTTAATGGAATATGAAGTAAGTTGTATAATGTGTTTAATGGAATATGAAGTAAGAATTAGATTAGTGGGTTTGTCTTTTCAGTTGTCTATTAAGCCTTTTATTTTTGGTCACGATAAATTTTTAATTTGAAAAACTTACAATGATTCTTGGATGGATAACGATTGTAGCTGATAACATATTTCTATTTAATATTTCTATTTATGATTTTTCGTTATTTAGAAATTAGGTAATGTGTTGTTTAGGAAACGAGGGTACACATTTTTTGTTATAtgttttttaaatgtttttgtataagataaaagttactttttattaataaggtGGTGGGTCATTTACAAAAACAAAATATGTAAATATATGAGCTAGGAGGAGTATATTTTGAGTTAATTCTCACAAACGACGATAATTAAAATAATTCGTCCTTAAAAAAACTTGGTTGGTGTCTTTGGAGGAGAATTATTGACGAATGTCACGAGAGTAGAGTTGTTTGGTCGATTATGGCTTGTAACAAATATATTATTAGTCCGTGgaagaaaattgttcaacaatGTGAGCTGGGTCGTTTTCAATGTAAAAACTTCTATTCCAAAGTTTACGCTAAGCCACGGGATGGGAAGTTTATACAATTTTGGATTGATAATTGGTGTGGTATGGAGGCTGTCAGAATTAGGTGTCCCAATTTGTTCAAATTGGAGAGGAAAAAACGGTGTAAGTTAGCAGATCGTATTAAACAGTATGATGGTAATTGGGAGTTGGCGTAGGACTGGACCAGAGTTCCTAGTTCGGAAGTGGAGATGCAAGAGTTGGAGACTTTGTTGGGTATGATGGAAAGGCGCCCCTTGAGTTTTGGTAGAGATTCTTGGTGCTGGAATGGGACAGGGCAAAAGGACTCGGACTTTTAGGTTCGTGCTCTCAAGAAGGCTAGGGTGAAAGAATATCAGCAGGGTGGGTTTGGTATGTACTTGATCAAATGGGTGCCGATTAAGTGTAGCATTAATGCTTGGAGGGCTGCAGGTCAGCGGATTCCAACCAAAACGGAATTAAGAAGGCGCGATGTTTTGACATGATCTGTTACTTACTCCATGTGTAAAGATCAAGACAAAACAATGGAACACCTTTTCACCGGTTGCGTGGTGGCTATGGAGGTATGGACGAGGATTGCTGCTTGGTGCAAGATTCCGTCTATCTACGCTTTTAATGTTAAAGATTTGTTGGAGTTATATAAAACTGCAGCAGGGAACAAGAAACGGAAAAAGATTATTCATGGAATCATTATAGCATCGATGTGGGCTATTTGGTTGGCGCGAAATGATAAGGTGTTCAACAGGAAGGAGACTAAAGTGGCGGTAATTgtagataagatcaaagcaaataCGTTTTGATGGCTTAAAAAATAGGACTTCATGTAATAATCTTGTTTGGAACGAGTGGTGGTGAAATTCTATGTATTTGATGTAATGGTTTGGGCTTAAGTCCTCGCTTTAAGGACTTTTTGCTTTTGAAGTTGAATGTTAAAAAAATCCGCAACAAAAAACGTAATAAGATCGTATATGCACGTCACTTGTAGATTATGTTTTTTTACTTGGTACAAAGTTGCACGCCACTTGtagattatgttttttttatttggcaCAAAGTTTTAATAATCATACATCTAATAACATTTTCTTGGTAAATGTGAGGTTTATTGAGGAACACTAAAAAGTGAGGAACAGTGAAACacttttaaaaatttaacttaacatgttaaaaattattttttttttaaatttattttcgGCGCTTCTTCTTATAAATACGTGtagaagcatttttaataaaaaaaatcaaaaactaaaaatacaaaaaaaaagttaataaaagactaaattttttttaaaaaaaaatattttttttatttcgaatagtttctacccatttttataaggaaagacactaaattttttttttaaaacttgatttttaacatgttaagttaattttataagatatttatttttaactgttttttaaacttttttttatgtttttagtgtttgtttgtttgttttttttttttttgttaaaaatgttTCTACATGTACATATAAGAAAAAGCGccaaaaaatttagaaaaaaaataatttttaacatgttacgTATAATTTTTAAAAATGATCCCCGGTTCCTTACTCTTTTAGTGTTCCTCAATAAACCCTTCCCTACTTGGTAAAAAGTTATAGTAATTATACATTCAATAAAATACTTAATGTTCAATTTCTTTTTCAAATAAAttcacatttttttttgaaaagtaaataTCATTAGAAACCACCAACTCACGAAATGGGGCGGCCAAACAACAAACACCAGAACTCTACATA
The Helianthus annuus cultivar XRQ/B chromosome 6, HanXRQr2.0-SUNRISE, whole genome shotgun sequence genome window above contains:
- the LOC110865527 gene encoding protein GLUTAMINE DUMPER 2, which translates into the protein MTIQATSSMAPSSPVATPRSPWHSPVPYLFGGLATILGLIVFALLILACSYRNISPNDEGDLESGNRNETKDSKPVKQKETPVFEEKYLVIMAGQVNPTFLATPISSPASSFGSCSCGSNSTGEGHVFHARRGEL